The following proteins are encoded in a genomic region of Amycolatopsis sulphurea:
- a CDS encoding MarR family winged helix-turn-helix transcriptional regulator, translated as MTPDPHTDDDEIVTWWGLVIEGYLATQDTLMAELATRFDLAPASFDILMRLVRSPEHRMPMTRLATEAALSSGGFTKVADRLAAADLLCRIPSPDDRRVTYAALTEHGLDVATRARAACAEILRRIVLTPLGEDAAALANAMRTLRSVNG; from the coding sequence GTGACCCCCGATCCACACACCGACGACGATGAGATCGTGACCTGGTGGGGCCTCGTGATCGAGGGCTACCTGGCCACCCAGGACACCCTGATGGCCGAACTGGCCACCCGATTCGATCTGGCCCCCGCTTCCTTCGACATCCTGATGCGCCTGGTGCGCTCACCGGAACACCGCATGCCGATGACCCGCCTCGCCACCGAAGCAGCCCTGTCCAGCGGCGGTTTCACCAAAGTCGCCGACCGCCTCGCCGCCGCCGACCTCCTCTGCCGCATCCCCAGCCCCGACGACCGCCGAGTCACCTACGCCGCCCTCACCGAACACGGCCTCGACGTGGCGACCCGAGCCAGAGCCGCCTGCGCGGAAATCCTGCGCCGCATCGTCCTGACCCCCCTCGGCGAGGATGCCGCCGCCCTGGCCAACGCCATGCGAACCTTGCGGTCGGTGAACGGCTAA
- a CDS encoding dipeptidase, whose protein sequence is MTSTDLARATNLLDKVILADGHNDLPWALRLQAGPNPVDAAAGLDLTARQPGLHTDFPKLAEGRLGLQFWSVYVPCEFEGDSAVTAVLEQIEVVYQLAERYPDRLRLVRTADEAEAAHADGRIASMLGAEGGHSIAESLGVLRILRRLGVRYLTLTHNLNTTWADSGTDEPAHGGLTDFGRDVVREMNRIGMLVDLSHVAPSTMRDALKVTDAPVIFSHSSCRAVNDHPRNIPDDVLAQLPGNGGVAMVTFVPSFVSAAATAWDERLKAAMTEAGQDFRDLGRRTRFAETWDAPPKPRSTVEDVVAHVEHAREVAGIDHIGLGGDYDGVGALPEGLEDVSKYPVLFAALTARGWSDEDCAKLAGQNTLRVLRDTDLTH, encoded by the coding sequence ATGACTTCCACAGACCTGGCGCGCGCGACGAACCTGCTGGACAAAGTGATCCTGGCCGACGGTCACAACGATCTGCCCTGGGCGTTGCGGTTGCAGGCCGGTCCGAATCCGGTCGACGCCGCGGCCGGGCTCGACCTGACGGCGCGGCAGCCGGGGCTGCACACCGACTTTCCCAAACTGGCGGAGGGGCGGCTCGGCCTGCAGTTCTGGTCGGTCTACGTGCCGTGCGAGTTCGAGGGCGACAGCGCGGTGACCGCCGTTCTCGAACAGATCGAAGTGGTGTACCAGCTCGCCGAGCGCTACCCGGATCGCCTGCGCCTGGTGCGCACCGCGGACGAAGCCGAAGCCGCGCACGCCGACGGGCGGATCGCGTCGATGCTCGGTGCCGAAGGTGGGCATAGCATTGCCGAATCGCTTGGTGTGCTGAGGATTCTGCGGCGCCTCGGGGTGCGGTACCTGACCCTCACGCACAACCTCAACACCACCTGGGCGGACTCCGGCACCGACGAACCGGCACACGGCGGGCTGACCGATTTCGGCCGGGATGTCGTACGCGAGATGAACCGGATCGGCATGCTCGTCGACCTTTCGCACGTCGCACCCAGCACCATGCGGGACGCACTGAAAGTCACCGACGCTCCGGTGATCTTCAGCCATTCGTCGTGTCGCGCGGTGAACGACCACCCCCGCAACATCCCCGACGACGTACTCGCGCAGCTGCCCGGTAACGGCGGCGTCGCGATGGTCACGTTCGTGCCGTCGTTCGTCTCCGCGGCGGCCACCGCCTGGGACGAGCGGCTCAAGGCCGCGATGACCGAAGCCGGACAGGACTTCCGCGACCTCGGCCGGCGCACGCGTTTCGCCGAAACCTGGGACGCGCCACCCAAGCCGAGGTCGACCGTCGAGGACGTCGTGGCGCACGTCGAGCACGCGCGTGAGGTGGCCGGGATCGACCACATCGGGCTCGGCGGCGACTACGACGGGGTCGGGGCTTTGCCGGAGGGGCTGGAGGACGTGTCCAAGTACCCGGTGTTGTTCGCCGCGTTGACGGCTCGCGGCTGGAGTGACGAGGACTGCGCGAAACTGGCCGGGCAGAACACGCTGCGCGTACTGCGGGACACCGACCTCACCCATTAG
- a CDS encoding LapA family protein, with protein MSHARGDDPGWVAKSETPEVPGGEVPGAPGPAGSGPGPGSAEPPPQAKARKLKPTRISGTWIAVIVAIAVLALLLIFILQNLDPATVNFLGAAGSMPLAVAMLFAAIAGAALVALVGGARILQLRKQARRRHRR; from the coding sequence ATGTCGCACGCGCGAGGCGACGACCCTGGCTGGGTCGCGAAATCGGAGACTCCCGAGGTGCCGGGCGGCGAGGTGCCCGGCGCGCCCGGACCGGCCGGTTCCGGCCCTGGTCCGGGCTCAGCCGAGCCGCCCCCGCAGGCCAAGGCACGCAAGCTCAAGCCCACTCGAATCAGCGGCACCTGGATCGCGGTGATCGTCGCGATCGCCGTGCTGGCGCTGCTGTTGATCTTCATCCTGCAGAACCTGGACCCGGCGACCGTGAACTTCCTCGGCGCCGCCGGCAGCATGCCCCTCGCGGTGGCGATGCTCTTCGCCGCGATCGCCGGCGCCGCCTTGGTCGCCCTGGTCGGCGGGGCGCGCATTCTGCAACTACGCAAACAGGCCCGGCGACGACACCGCCGCTGA
- a CDS encoding Abi-alpha family protein has protein sequence MDYQRPNGRATAEDVANLARRAGKLAGWAARTGFELTRKLPGIDTAERGLRQVERGLLSELRRRLDEVDDPYHAALAAASAMNRSDSTGRVVEASVMLVPSRAHTEPLRAAMAELLNHSISFGRDRAREYLYAIILRQLTPDEARILAALSDGSPFPAVDVAERTGIGGTGRTVLRNASTVGKAAGVALPDQVPAYLTRLIGLGLVDLDEEVPALETQYEILLTDETVRAAEEQVKRCKVIRRTVHISRFGAQFWHACDPSLG, from the coding sequence GTGGACTACCAGCGACCGAACGGCCGGGCCACGGCCGAGGACGTGGCCAATCTGGCTCGCCGGGCCGGGAAACTGGCGGGCTGGGCGGCGCGCACCGGCTTCGAGCTGACCAGGAAGCTGCCTGGCATCGACACTGCCGAGCGTGGCCTGCGCCAGGTCGAGCGCGGTCTGCTGAGCGAACTTCGCCGGCGCCTCGACGAGGTCGACGACCCGTACCACGCTGCGCTCGCCGCGGCCTCGGCGATGAACCGCTCCGACTCCACAGGCCGCGTCGTGGAGGCCTCGGTGATGCTCGTGCCTTCGCGCGCGCACACGGAACCGCTGCGTGCGGCGATGGCCGAATTGCTCAACCATTCCATCAGCTTCGGCCGCGACCGGGCTCGCGAATATCTCTACGCGATCATCCTCCGCCAGCTCACCCCGGACGAAGCACGCATCCTCGCCGCGCTGTCCGACGGTTCGCCGTTTCCCGCGGTGGACGTCGCCGAGCGCACCGGGATCGGGGGCACCGGCCGGACAGTGCTGCGCAACGCGTCCACGGTCGGCAAGGCGGCCGGGGTCGCGCTGCCGGACCAGGTGCCCGCCTACCTGACCCGGCTGATCGGGCTCGGCCTGGTCGACCTCGACGAGGAGGTGCCCGCGCTGGAGACCCAGTACGAGATCCTGCTGACCGACGAGACCGTGCGCGCGGCCGAGGAACAGGTCAAGCGCTGCAAGGTGATCCGCCGGACGGTGCACATCTCCCGGTTCGGCGCGCAGTTCTGGCACGCCTGCGACCCGAGCCTGGGCTGA
- a CDS encoding DUF445 domain-containing protein, protein MGAFLAGVLDDFARHWPLYVSIPVVAALIGYGTKLVAIRMMFAPVEFIGIKPFLGWQGIVPKRAARMASIACDTMTEQLIEPAEVIDRLDARRIAKEIEEPMLAAVEDIVREVAGQYQAQLWESLPDQVQRLVIQRVQAEAPRMIEAVLALIRSDVDSVFDLKGMVVTSLVKDKRLLNRIFQEAGDQEFTFIARSGLVFGGLIGVIQMIAWVLFKFPPIMPLFGLFTGWFTDWLALRMIFYPIEPRKYFGITWQGLFLKRRAEVAEAYGALIAKEIITPHNVIEAVLRGPLSDRVLALIQRQLDIELGRAGTLARPLLVFAIGSRHYQDMKLAISEQIMARLPETMSYLEDYATDAMDIRNVLVSKMKELSPQEFEQLLRPAFQQDEWILIATGAVLGFAVGEAQVLLLEHLAA, encoded by the coding sequence ATGGGCGCGTTCCTCGCCGGCGTGCTCGACGACTTCGCCCGGCACTGGCCGCTCTATGTCTCGATCCCGGTCGTCGCCGCGCTGATCGGCTACGGCACCAAGCTGGTCGCCATCCGGATGATGTTCGCCCCGGTCGAGTTCATCGGCATCAAGCCGTTCCTCGGCTGGCAGGGCATCGTGCCCAAACGGGCCGCGCGGATGGCCAGCATCGCCTGCGACACGATGACCGAGCAGCTGATCGAACCGGCCGAGGTGATCGACCGCCTGGACGCCCGGCGGATCGCCAAGGAGATCGAAGAGCCGATGCTCGCCGCGGTCGAGGACATCGTGCGCGAGGTCGCCGGGCAGTACCAGGCGCAGCTGTGGGAATCGCTGCCGGACCAGGTGCAGCGGCTGGTGATCCAGCGGGTGCAGGCCGAGGCGCCGCGGATGATCGAGGCCGTGCTGGCCCTGATCCGGTCCGATGTGGACAGTGTGTTCGACCTCAAGGGCATGGTGGTCACCAGCCTGGTCAAGGACAAGCGGCTGCTGAACCGGATCTTCCAGGAGGCCGGTGATCAGGAATTCACGTTCATCGCACGCTCCGGGCTGGTCTTCGGCGGGCTGATCGGGGTGATCCAGATGATCGCCTGGGTGCTGTTCAAATTCCCGCCGATCATGCCGCTGTTCGGCCTGTTCACCGGCTGGTTCACCGACTGGCTCGCGCTGCGGATGATCTTCTACCCGATCGAGCCGAGGAAATACTTCGGCATCACCTGGCAGGGCCTGTTCCTCAAGCGCCGGGCCGAGGTCGCCGAGGCCTACGGTGCGCTGATCGCCAAGGAGATCATCACCCCGCACAACGTGATCGAGGCGGTGCTGCGCGGCCCGCTGTCGGACCGGGTGCTCGCGCTGATCCAGCGGCAGCTGGACATCGAGCTGGGCCGGGCGGGGACGCTGGCCAGACCGCTGCTGGTGTTCGCCATCGGCAGCCGCCACTACCAGGACATGAAACTGGCCATCTCCGAGCAGATCATGGCCCGGCTGCCGGAGACCATGAGCTATCTGGAGGACTACGCCACCGACGCGATGGACATCCGGAACGTCTTGGTGAGCAAGATGAAGGAACTGTCCCCACAGGAATTCGAGCAACTGCTGCGCCCGGCCTTCCAGCAGGACGAGTGGATCCTGATCGCGACCGGCGCGGTGCTCGGTTTCGCCGTCGGCGAGGCCCAGGTGCTCCTGCTGGAGCACCTCGCCGCCTGA
- a CDS encoding patatin-like protein, whose protein sequence is MGDSGVPWPQEIRIAMTMVGGSSLAVWMGGIATETSALLTASRTAGQRSGYRQVLDLLHATVRLDVLTGTSAGGINAACLGLAEAYRSSPAILRDTWLSVGSLENLIRDPGEAQPRSLLDGDRVLLGELERSLHDITGAGVVPAEPPDVTVLLTGSMIDGEATRYDDALGNLVRDTEHRMLYRFDGPLWNNQVHGPLALAARSSASFPGAFELSRTPIGAEAADRMHPDMTDYTDLVRSHWITDGGVLVNKPLGPALEEIFERSSSSDVRRLLLYVVPAVDADAAEVPCDPAAPPLLGSALAKVLSTVLSQTISTELDALTRHNESVVRARDTRVALASFGVRCGELVDERVLRAFRQRRVAEDAADLVRAAGRRYALSEKDSGWATGTSARLFDIAADGLRHGMPDTMPADACPAVEMARYRTTALDDSVATGLQLINAGFRLFPDTGQAEQLNAARARLHEARKAAARGVRLSAWVARHDPPAAGISLPDWIAQLAREWAELGVSDDLREAWPKLVDALRSAAPVLRTLAGEEGRSKDAADIVVTLLDWFELDDRTPSDEVVQSRLLLLHVATRGLLAEAPSVDQRVDLVQVSADTRTLLDLSRTRCEDKLTGTQASNFGAFYKSSWRASDWMWGRIDGSGWLMQCLLDPVRLKMLRDTLGREQFREQVRATFTAIGWQPPSAADNPVAGELPGLLAQLGEELAFLGLDAALEPVDFGEDLPSSLPVTAMVLARARQAEIAREELPTVAKQAGKDAAEGNGKPSESFRKLMAARPLKNDPEESGVVANSAAQRAFQACRVSAERFDGELGSMLLTKTLVKAGAAGLNAAATATRVPKTLQPAAKFARTGGRGAWWVTQGANGLGRPWNLLVAAITVVAGLVLSGEGGAVLQWVGLPVAAGALVFLLVSLLTLRRRWRMVLTVLAVLVVAGLLFAAFLPPLAHPLFGWLGSVVEGWRQGQAPVWWLVVVLLLVLPAAWTPLAAAGRRIRPGRRR, encoded by the coding sequence ATGGGTGACTCGGGGGTGCCGTGGCCGCAGGAGATCCGGATCGCGATGACCATGGTCGGGGGGTCCAGCCTCGCCGTGTGGATGGGCGGAATCGCCACCGAGACGTCCGCGCTGCTGACCGCCTCCCGCACCGCGGGGCAGCGCAGCGGCTACCGGCAGGTGCTCGATCTGCTGCACGCGACGGTGCGCCTGGACGTGCTGACCGGGACGAGCGCGGGCGGGATCAACGCGGCCTGCCTCGGCCTCGCCGAGGCCTACCGCTCCAGTCCCGCGATACTGCGGGACACCTGGCTCAGCGTGGGTTCGCTGGAGAACCTCATCCGCGATCCGGGGGAGGCGCAACCACGTTCGCTGCTGGACGGCGACCGCGTCCTGCTCGGTGAACTGGAGCGGTCGCTGCACGACATCACCGGCGCCGGGGTCGTCCCCGCGGAGCCGCCGGACGTCACCGTGCTGCTCACCGGGAGCATGATCGACGGGGAGGCCACCCGCTACGACGACGCGCTCGGCAATCTGGTGCGCGACACCGAACACCGCATGCTGTACCGGTTCGACGGTCCACTGTGGAACAACCAGGTGCACGGACCGCTGGCGCTGGCCGCGCGCTCCAGCGCCTCGTTCCCCGGCGCGTTCGAGCTGTCGCGCACGCCGATCGGCGCCGAGGCGGCCGACCGGATGCACCCGGACATGACCGATTACACCGACTTGGTGCGCTCGCACTGGATCACCGACGGCGGCGTGCTGGTCAACAAGCCGCTGGGGCCGGCGCTGGAGGAGATCTTCGAACGGTCCTCCTCCTCGGACGTGCGGCGGCTGCTGCTCTACGTGGTGCCCGCGGTGGACGCGGACGCCGCGGAGGTGCCGTGCGATCCGGCCGCCCCGCCGTTGCTCGGTTCGGCGCTGGCGAAGGTCCTCTCCACCGTGCTCAGCCAGACCATCAGCACCGAACTCGACGCACTCACCCGGCACAACGAATCCGTGGTCCGGGCCCGGGACACCCGGGTGGCGCTGGCCTCGTTCGGGGTGCGCTGCGGGGAGCTGGTGGACGAGCGGGTGCTGCGTGCCTTCCGGCAGCGGCGGGTGGCCGAGGACGCCGCGGATCTGGTCCGGGCCGCGGGCCGCCGGTATGCACTGTCTGAAAAGGACAGTGGGTGGGCGACCGGGACGTCCGCCCGGCTGTTCGACATCGCCGCGGACGGGCTTCGCCACGGCATGCCCGACACGATGCCCGCGGACGCCTGCCCGGCCGTCGAGATGGCGCGCTACCGCACGACCGCGCTGGACGATTCGGTCGCCACCGGCCTGCAGCTGATCAACGCCGGGTTCCGGCTGTTCCCGGACACCGGGCAGGCCGAACAGCTCAACGCGGCACGGGCGCGGCTGCACGAGGCCCGCAAAGCCGCCGCTCGTGGCGTGCGGTTGTCCGCGTGGGTGGCCCGCCACGATCCGCCTGCCGCGGGCATCAGCCTCCCGGACTGGATCGCGCAGCTCGCCCGGGAATGGGCAGAGCTGGGCGTTTCGGACGACCTGCGCGAAGCGTGGCCGAAACTCGTCGACGCGCTGCGCTCCGCCGCCCCGGTACTGCGAACGCTGGCGGGGGAGGAAGGCCGTTCGAAGGACGCGGCGGACATCGTCGTGACGTTGCTGGACTGGTTCGAACTCGACGATCGCACGCCGTCCGACGAGGTGGTGCAGTCCCGGCTGCTCCTGCTGCACGTGGCGACCCGCGGGCTGCTCGCCGAAGCGCCTTCGGTGGACCAGCGGGTGGATCTGGTGCAGGTCAGCGCGGACACCAGGACGCTGCTGGACCTGTCCCGGACACGCTGCGAGGACAAGCTGACCGGCACGCAGGCAAGCAATTTCGGCGCGTTCTACAAATCCTCGTGGCGGGCCAGCGACTGGATGTGGGGCCGGATCGACGGCTCGGGCTGGCTGATGCAGTGCCTGCTCGACCCGGTCCGCCTGAAGATGCTGCGGGACACCCTCGGCCGGGAGCAGTTCCGCGAGCAGGTCCGCGCCACCTTCACCGCGATCGGCTGGCAGCCCCCGAGCGCGGCCGACAACCCGGTGGCGGGCGAGCTCCCCGGCCTGCTCGCGCAGCTGGGTGAGGAGCTGGCGTTCCTCGGTCTCGACGCCGCGCTGGAGCCGGTCGATTTCGGCGAGGACCTGCCGTCCTCCCTCCCCGTCACCGCGATGGTGCTGGCCCGCGCCCGGCAGGCCGAGATCGCCCGCGAGGAGCTGCCCACGGTGGCGAAGCAGGCGGGGAAAGACGCCGCGGAAGGAAATGGGAAACCGTCCGAAAGCTTCCGGAAATTAATGGCGGCGCGGCCCCTGAAAAACGATCCGGAAGAATCCGGCGTGGTCGCGAATTCGGCCGCGCAACGTGCTTTTCAGGCCTGCCGGGTATCCGCGGAACGGTTCGACGGCGAACTCGGCTCGATGCTGCTCACGAAAACACTGGTCAAGGCCGGCGCCGCCGGGCTGAACGCGGCAGCCACCGCCACCCGGGTGCCGAAGACCCTGCAACCAGCGGCGAAGTTCGCGCGGACCGGCGGGCGCGGCGCGTGGTGGGTGACGCAGGGCGCGAACGGGCTCGGCCGGCCGTGGAACCTCCTCGTCGCGGCGATCACCGTGGTCGCCGGGCTCGTGCTCAGCGGCGAAGGCGGCGCGGTCCTGCAGTGGGTCGGGCTGCCGGTGGCCGCGGGGGCGCTGGTGTTCCTGCTGGTGAGCTTGCTGACGCTGCGGCGCAGGTGGCGCATGGTGCTCACGGTGCTTGCGGTGCTCGTTGTGGCGGGCCTGCTGTTCGCCGCGTTCCTGCCGCCGCTGGCGCACCCGCTGTTCGGCTGGCTGGGCTCGGTCGTCGAAGGCTGGCGCCAGGGACAGGCACCGGTGTGGTGGCTCGTCGTAGTGCTGCTGCTCGTCCTGCCCGCGGCCTGGACCCCGCTCGCCGCGGCCGGCCGGCGCATCCGCCCAGGTCGGCGGCGGTGA
- the ectA gene encoding diaminobutyrate acetyltransferase, with amino-acid sequence MSGKHLIESPTKADGAALWRIARDSQKLDLNTPYAYLLWCRDFAESSVVAKVDGEAVGFVIAYRRPSEPAAALVWQVAVDASQRGKGLAGQLLDALFTRLSADGVRYLETTITPDNEASIRLFSSFAKRWNVALESRRLFESADFPDGGGGHEPEDLYRIGPLLRN; translated from the coding sequence ATGTCCGGAAAGCACTTGATCGAATCGCCGACCAAGGCCGATGGCGCCGCGCTTTGGCGAATCGCGCGTGATTCGCAGAAGCTGGATCTCAACACCCCGTACGCGTACCTGTTGTGGTGCCGGGATTTTGCCGAGAGTTCCGTGGTGGCCAAGGTGGACGGCGAAGCGGTGGGATTTGTGATCGCTTACCGGAGGCCCTCGGAGCCCGCCGCGGCGCTCGTCTGGCAGGTCGCGGTCGACGCCTCGCAGCGGGGGAAGGGCCTGGCCGGGCAGCTGCTGGACGCGCTGTTCACGCGGCTGTCCGCGGACGGCGTGCGGTACCTGGAGACCACCATCACCCCGGACAACGAGGCGTCCATCCGGCTGTTCTCGTCGTTCGCGAAGCGCTGGAACGTGGCACTGGAGTCGCGCCGGCTGTTCGAGTCCGCGGATTTTCCGGACGGCGGGGGCGGGCACGAGCCCGAGGACCTCTACCGCATCGGACCGTTGCTGCGTAACTGA
- the ectB gene encoding diaminobutyrate--2-oxoglutarate transaminase encodes MSIFEELESEVRSYSRGWPVVFDRAQGSWLYREDGKPYLDFFAGAGALNYGHNNPALKQALIDYLQRDGVTHALDMFTAAKRDFLEIFKEKILGPRELDYKIVFPGPGGANAVEAALKLARKVTGKEAVINFTNAFHGMTLGALSVTGNSMKRGGAGVPLVHATPMPYDQYFDGAYPDFLYFEKLLEDSGSGLNEPAAVIVEGVQGEGGINAARLEWLRGLDDLCKRHGILLILDDVQMGCGRTGPFFSFEDAGIKPDMICLSKSIGGYGIPMALTLIKPELDVWEPGEHNGTFRGISPAFVTAAEALRVYWSDDELEKSTKAKGERVAEAFAGLIKRYPEANLVAKGRGLARGMEFADGKLAGAVCKEAFDRGLLMETSGPDGEVMKLLPPLTLTDDELGTGLSIIDESVAAVL; translated from the coding sequence ATGAGCATCTTCGAAGAGCTCGAATCGGAAGTCCGCAGCTACAGCAGGGGGTGGCCGGTCGTGTTCGACCGGGCACAGGGCAGCTGGCTCTACCGCGAGGACGGCAAGCCCTATCTCGACTTCTTCGCCGGCGCCGGCGCACTCAACTACGGGCACAACAACCCGGCGCTCAAACAAGCCCTGATCGATTATCTGCAGCGCGACGGCGTCACCCACGCGCTGGACATGTTCACCGCGGCCAAACGGGATTTCCTGGAGATCTTCAAGGAAAAGATCCTCGGCCCGCGCGAGCTGGACTACAAGATCGTCTTCCCCGGCCCCGGCGGCGCCAACGCGGTGGAAGCCGCGCTGAAGCTGGCCCGCAAGGTGACCGGCAAGGAAGCGGTCATCAACTTCACCAACGCCTTCCACGGGATGACGCTGGGCGCGCTGTCGGTGACCGGCAACTCGATGAAGCGCGGCGGGGCCGGTGTCCCGCTGGTGCACGCCACGCCGATGCCCTACGACCAGTACTTCGACGGCGCGTACCCGGACTTCCTCTACTTCGAGAAGCTGCTGGAGGACTCCGGTAGCGGCCTGAACGAACCGGCCGCGGTGATCGTCGAAGGCGTGCAGGGCGAGGGCGGGATCAACGCCGCGCGCCTGGAATGGCTGCGCGGTCTCGACGACCTGTGCAAGCGGCACGGCATCCTGCTCATCCTCGACGACGTGCAGATGGGCTGTGGCCGCACCGGCCCGTTCTTCAGCTTCGAGGACGCGGGCATCAAGCCGGACATGATCTGCCTGTCCAAGTCCATCGGCGGGTACGGCATCCCGATGGCGCTCACGCTGATCAAACCCGAGCTGGACGTGTGGGAACCGGGCGAGCACAACGGCACCTTCCGCGGGATCAGCCCGGCGTTCGTCACCGCGGCCGAGGCGCTGCGCGTGTACTGGAGCGACGACGAGCTGGAGAAGTCCACGAAGGCCAAGGGCGAGCGCGTCGCCGAGGCTTTCGCCGGCCTGATCAAGCGCTACCCCGAAGCCAACCTGGTCGCCAAGGGCCGCGGCCTTGCCCGCGGGATGGAGTTCGCCGACGGCAAGCTGGCCGGCGCGGTGTGCAAGGAAGCCTTCGACCGCGGTCTGCTGATGGAGACCTCCGGTCCGGACGGCGAAGTGATGAAGCTGCTGCCGCCGCTTACCCTCACCGACGACGAACTCGGCACGGGCCTGTCGATCATCGACGAGTCCGTCGCCGCCGTCCTCTGA
- a CDS encoding ectoine synthase, which produces MLVRTLDEITDTDADIKTPNWRSKRIILAKEGAGFSVHETTLYAGTVNDFWYANHIEAVFITSGEGEIEDKTTGEVHQLKPGSLYLLNNHDKHQVRPRTEMKTVCVFNPPVTGREVHDENGVYPLVAEETA; this is translated from the coding sequence TTGCTGGTCCGCACGCTCGACGAGATCACCGACACCGACGCCGACATCAAGACCCCCAACTGGCGGAGCAAGCGCATCATCCTCGCCAAGGAGGGTGCCGGCTTCTCGGTGCACGAGACCACGCTGTACGCGGGCACGGTCAACGATTTCTGGTACGCCAACCACATCGAGGCCGTTTTCATCACTTCGGGTGAAGGCGAGATCGAGGACAAGACGACCGGCGAGGTGCACCAGCTCAAGCCCGGTTCGCTGTACCTGCTCAACAACCACGACAAGCACCAGGTCCGGCCGCGCACCGAGATGAAGACGGTGTGCGTGTTCAACCCGCCGGTCACCGGCCGCGAGGTGCACGACGAGAACGGGGTGTACCCCCTGGTCGCCGAAGAGACCGCCTGA
- the thpD gene encoding ectoine hydroxylase, whose protein sequence is MTLMDTRVDDGYPTRITGTPERLPRVHPTVWGTEAEGPLDAATLAAHDAKGYTVIEGLLSPGEVQTYWQELVRLSSKEAAAGDERVITEARTGEVRSVFDVHETSELIAELVRDPRVLDRARQLLGSEVYVHQSRINYMPGFRGTGFYWHSDFETWHAEDGMPVPRAVSCSIALTDNYVFNGGLMVMPGSQRTFVQCAGETPEDNYRSSLKDQRVGVPDEDDIVALAAEHGIDQFTGAAGSALWFDSNIMHGSSNNITPYPRSNIFLVFNSVENALREPFAASAPRPSFIAGRDSTPVTR, encoded by the coding sequence GTGACGCTGATGGACACCCGGGTCGATGACGGATATCCGACCCGGATCACCGGCACGCCGGAGAGACTTCCGCGCGTGCATCCGACGGTGTGGGGCACCGAGGCCGAAGGCCCGCTCGACGCCGCGACACTGGCCGCCCACGACGCCAAGGGCTACACGGTGATCGAGGGCCTGCTGTCCCCCGGTGAGGTCCAGACCTACTGGCAGGAGCTGGTCCGGCTGTCCTCGAAAGAGGCGGCGGCCGGGGACGAACGGGTGATCACCGAGGCGCGCACCGGGGAGGTCCGGTCGGTCTTCGACGTGCACGAGACCTCCGAGCTGATCGCCGAACTGGTGCGCGACCCGCGCGTGCTCGACCGGGCCCGGCAGCTGCTCGGCTCGGAGGTCTACGTGCACCAGAGCCGGATCAACTACATGCCGGGGTTCCGGGGCACCGGCTTCTACTGGCACTCGGACTTCGAGACCTGGCACGCCGAGGACGGGATGCCGGTCCCGCGCGCGGTCAGCTGCTCGATCGCGCTCACCGACAACTACGTGTTCAACGGCGGGCTGATGGTGATGCCGGGCTCTCAGCGCACCTTCGTGCAGTGCGCGGGCGAGACCCCGGAGGACAACTACCGCAGCTCGCTCAAGGACCAGCGGGTCGGGGTGCCGGACGAAGACGACATCGTCGCGCTGGCCGCCGAGCACGGGATCGATCAGTTCACCGGCGCGGCCGGATCCGCACTCTGGTTCGACTCGAACATCATGCACGGCTCGTCGAACAACATCACCCCGTATCCACGGTCGAACATCTTCCTGGTCTTCAACAGCGTGGAGAACGCGCTGCGGGAGCCGTTCGCGGCCAGCGCGCCGCGGCCCTCGTTCATCGCGGGGCGGGACAGCACGCCGGTCACACGGTGA